The Nymphaea colorata isolate Beijing-Zhang1983 chromosome 11, ASM883128v2, whole genome shotgun sequence genome includes the window CTCATTGACTCCAATGCAACCAAAATGGTATAGTCTTCTTCTGATCTAAAATCTCCATCAATTGCTCTTTATACATCAAATTTTATCGTAAGGCAATGTCTTTATGTTGAATGGCATATGGTGGATTTGATGCGTACTGGCAAAACATCTATACCTGAAACACATTATGAATATGTTCATGTTGAGGATGTAATGCAATTTGATAGGCTGCTTCACCAATTCGCTCCAAAACTTGAAGCGGTTCCACATAACGATGGCTCAATTTGCCTTTATTACTGAAACAAAACACTCTTTGTAGCCAAGACATGAACAAACATATGGTCAATAACTTCAAATCCCAGTTCTTTGTGCCTTCAGTTTGCTTTGGGCTGCTAAAAGCCATGTATGAATCAActtaacctgattcatataATGTTTGGCAGCATGAGCAGGTTCTCGACAAATCTATCTTCAATTTcatcccaacaaaatgaggATTTACAAGACTTCCATATAATACACCGAAAGGTGTCATGTGAATGCTTGCATGTAAATTATTATTGTAGGCTAACTCAACCAAACTAACATGTTTGCCCCAATCACCTCTCCACTTTGGCACAGATGACCACAGCAAATCTTCTAGAGTTTGAATAGGAAACTCCAACTGGCCAAAAACTGTGCTGAAGTTCCTTCTATAGTTGCCTCCAAAAATTTAACATAAATTGAGGGTCATGGTTGGAAAATGATTGTCATTGGAACTCCATGAAAGCAAACAATCTCAGCTACATACAATTCAACTAAACTTTCTGGACTCTAAGAAATTCAGATGGGTAGCAAATGAGCAAAATTAGTTCATCTATCCCCAGTTACCTAGATAGAATCATGCTGGACCCTCGTCTTTGTTAGTGCAATCACAAAATCCATGGTGATGTGGTCCTACTTCAATTCAGAAATCTCCAACAATTGCATCTTCTCACCCAGACATTGGTGCTCCAACTTCCATTGCTAGTAGACTAAGCATCTGGAAATGAACTCGGCGATGTcttgcttcatgccttctcacCAAAAGTTCTATTTTAAGTCATTGGATCATATAATTTGACTTGTGTTCATCCTCTAGTAATTCTTTTTGCAAATCTGCATCATTAGGCACCTAGATTTGCTGTCTAAACCATAAGTTTTCATCTTCTCTCAATCATATAGCTGCATCTTTCTACCAAGTTATAGCTTCCAAATTGAAAAACTCATGATCTCTCTTCTGTAAATCCATAATACAAAGTCAAGAATTCTAGCGTCAATGACTTCTGAGCACCCAATTGACTTGTTGTTGCCCATAAAAGGcttcaacaaaatgaaattttctattAACTTCTCCTCAACAGCAAGTATCGCTACAATGGTTGTTTTTATCTTACTCACTGCATCTATCACAATATTCACTTTTCATGAATAATATGCTATCGAGAAGTCACAGTCCTTGAGAAACTTGATTTACCTCATTTGTGGCATGCTAAGATTCATGTGTGTAGTTTGTGTGATAACTACAGTCTTTCAAGAAATTGCAACCTTTCCTTTCTCCATCAAACTTTGATGTCCTGACACTATCAGAGTGATAAGAAGAATGTCATTCCATTCGTGTGATGGTCAGCACTAATGACATATGCTCTAGCATCTTAGATTAGGCTACATCtctaaaaagagaatgaaaagacttgtaaatgaagaaattttaaaatcattggACTTTATAGGTAATGGTCTATGTGTTGATTGCATAAAGGCAAGCAAACTGACACATAAAAAAGGTGCTAAGAGAGGTAGATAAAAAATTAGAGATAGTCTGAACAAatgtttgtggaccttttatatttattgatgattattaaGAATATACTTAATCTCTGAAAAATCTGACGTATGTCAGGTTTTCAAAGAgtttaagaaagaagaaagaaagcataCCGATAAGGCATCATAAATAACTCTTATAAGCTCTAGCATCATAGACTAGGCTatatctctgaaaagaaaataaaaaagcttgtaattgaatgaattttaaaatctttggACTTTCTAGATAATGGTTCCAAGTGTTGATTCCATAAAGGCACTGCAAACCAACACATATAAAGAATGTGCTAAGCGAAGTAATAAAAGACTAGAGATAGTTCAtacagatgtttgtggaccttttaCTCATTGTTATACGAACGAAAAatattttgtcacatttattgatgactATTCATGGTATACTTAATCTTTGAAAGTCTGACATATGTGAGGTTTTCAAGGAGTTTAggaaataagtaaaaaaagCATATTGATAAAGTAATCAAGACAATCAGATGAAATAGATGTGTCAAATATTACGGTAGATTTACTAAGATGGAACAAATAGAAGGGCCATTAGCACGATTTCTAAAAGAAGATGACATCATACTTCAATATACTATGGTTTGTAGTGCCTACCAGAATAGCATAGCATAAAGAAGAAATTGTACACGTAAATAAAAAGTTAGAGCTATGTTAAATTTCTctactctttctctttattgGTAAAGAGAAGCTCTCAAGACAACAGTGCATATTTTGAATAAAGTCCCTACTAAAGTTGTACCCAAAACTCCATATGAGTTTTGGATAGGTAGGAGACCTTCTCTATCTTATATGCACCTATGAAGATGTTCCGCTGAAGCTAACCTATACAACCCCCACACAAAGGCCGCCTATTGTTCATCTCATTTTCCTCATATTGTGGAAACAAATAAAGCTAAATTCTTGAATGATAATTCAATTAGATTAAATGCATTATAAAACGttgaatttgaagaattgaaGGATACATGATATAAATATGCTAAAAAAGGTACTAAATGATTTGACTTTATCATTTCTTATGATAATACATAAGTTCAACAAGTTCGTAATGTATCAAACGAAAATGAACCAATTGTGGATCATACTGATGACTAAAAACAAGGTGTACAAGATTAGGCATGTACAATTACTTGTTTGTAGATCTATTAGAATAAGGAAATCTGCAATTCCACCAGGAGTCTAATGATTTCATAGATATTGATGAAAATCCTCAAACATTTATGGAAGCCgtagaaagaaaacaatatatgTACTAGATAAATGTCATAAAAGAAGAGCTGGACTTTTGGTTAGCCTTGTTGAGTTGCCTGAAAGAGTAAAATTCACTGGAtgtaaatgggtctataagaTCAAAAGGGTCTCCAAAGGcaacattgaaaaataaaagcaatacttgttgctaaaggatttACCCAGATGAACGACACAAATTATAATGAGACGTAACTCTTCTGCCTCCACTAAAGAGTCAATAAGAATAGTTCTTGCCCTaatagctcattttgacttagaatTACACCAGATAGATGTTAAAACAGTTTTCTTGAATGGGGAtctaatgaaaaaatatatatagaataacctcaagggttttctaATAGCAATACAAATAATTTAGTGTGCAAGCTTAATAAGTTAATTTATGGACTGAAGCAAGCCTCTCGACAATGGTATATCAAGTTTTCCAAATTCATTGTCACTTTTGGTTTTACATAAAACATTATTGGCCGATGCATATACCTTAAGtataatgaaaaacaattttataATTCTGATAttatttgttgatgatattttgcttTTAACTAATGATATACATATGTTAATAGAAATCAAGCAATTTCTTGCACTCATCTTAAGATGAAAGATATGGATGAGGCATCTTATGTTCTCGACATTGAGATTCATCAGAACATAAATAACAGAGTTTTAAGTCTCTCTCAAATTGCATACATCAATAAGCTGCAAAGAAGACATGTGATGGATAATTGTTCTCCTACTTCTACTCCTATAACTAAAGGGCATAAATTGAACTTAAATGATTGTTCACGTGAGATGAATCACATTCCATATGCATGAGTAGTTGATAGCCTGTAATATGCATAGACTTGCACTAGCCCTGATATTTCTTTGGCTATTGGAGTGCTTGGGAGATTTCATAAAACATTAGAAGTTGTAAAGAAAGTCGTGTGGTATTTGCAAGGAACAAAGGActacatgttgacatatcgcaagaTAGATGCCTTTGAAGTAGTTGACTTAGTAGATGTGATCTGGGAGGATGTGTTGGTAGTAGGAAATCTACTATAGGGCATGTCTTTATTTTAGTTGAAGGTTTCATCTCCTAGAGTAGCAAAAAACAAACCGTTACTTTTACTCGTACAATAGAAGTAGagttcattgcattatatgcgACTACTTTGCAAGCAATATagataaagaacttcattttaTAGCTCAACATAGTGGAATCAATTGAGAGACCACTTAAAGTTTACTGCAACAATGAAGTTGCAGTGTTTTTCTCTAATAAGAAGAAGAGTACAACTTCATGTAAGCATATGGAATTAAATTACTTTGTTGTTAAAGAAATGACAGAGAATCATCTAGTGTGGATTCAGTACATCAATACTAAAGACATGGTGACAAATCCTCTTACTAAAACGCTAATATTTGAAAGTACTAAACATGTAACAAAGCAGGGCGTATGATTCGATGTAGACACACCATATGTAATATAGTGATCACATatagtttgttgattctcactCACAATGTTTCGATTGTTGGTTTTACATAaagtttttccttattttgttgTTTGAGGGTTGTAAAACAATGACTTTAAAGACCATCGAATGGATGTGACAaatcctcttactaaagcgctagcatTTGAACTATATTTTGAACATGTAACAAAGCTGGGCGTATGATTCAATGTAAACACACCATATGTAATATAGTGATTACATATAGTTTGTTGATTTTCACTCACAATGTTCGATTGTCTGTTTTGCATAAAGTTTTTGTGCTAGCATTTGAACTATGTTCTGAACATGTAACAAAGCTGCCCATGATTCAATGTAAACACACCATATGTAAGATAGTGATCCCATATGGCCATAAAGTTTTTCCTTATATTGTTGTTTGAGGATTGTAAAACAATGGCTTTAGAGACCATCGAATGGATCTTAAGGCTAATTCGTTGGTGAAGTTTTTATTCACTCGTAGTGATTAGGACTAGTGGGAGACTGTTGGGTCGTGTTGGATCCCAACCCATCAAAATAGTCCTACATCAATACTCACACATGGTTAAGCACTAAAATGCCCTTTAATAGCAGCATCTACACGTCAATATTTTCCACAGATTTAGGGTTGGCGCAGTTCTCATTTTAAAATTGTCAGGACATCAACTTTTAGTGTTTTCATATATTGAGTGAAAgctttgggttttttttttttaaagctaaaTAAGGGGTTGAGCAAAAGTTTTGCTCTCTTTGTAATATAATATACTCCtttaaaaaatccaaaaccaTAACATAAGCAGTACATAACCGGCCTCTTCTGGCGTTGATTTTCCACGCAGCTATATGTTGACTTCCCCCTTGTTCAAAAAATGATCCACCCTTTTTTCTGGTGCGTCGATTTTCCGACGTCCTCGAACGGATTACGTGTCTTTGAGGAGGGTCAGAGATGGAGGATGGCATCGCGGCCAGACAGGCGTTTATCAGCAGCTGGTGCGAGGGCCTTGGCTGGTTCACAGCTTAGGCCGAGCCGCTCCGTCTTGTGGGGTTGGTCATCTCTGGTAGGTCAGAGACTCAGAGCAGGTTAGGAGAGAGGACGACGTCGCGGCCAGACAGTTGGTGATCCTCAGCATCTCCTGCAAGGGCGAATTGCTGGATTGCTACTGCGCGTCACAGAACCCACCGGTCTGCACCGCTGGCCCTCTTCCGACGACTTCGGCCGTCTTAAAGTCGCTCCATTGTTGGATTTTTGGCGTCCTCGCCCgcaaattttggaaaaaggctttcttttcttttcttttttttttcacgattCCGTCCAAGACCGGCCGCTAGTTGAGACTTCTCACGCGGTTATTcaagtttttgtaattttctaaaaCATTGATCGATCGATCTTAAATGGCTCAGATCGTTGAGCGGCTATTCGTACACATGATATTGATAGGgcctctcttttctctttctttcttcctctctctgaGCTTTCTCCGAAACAAGTAGTTTCCTTCTCACCGCATGCTCATCAGCGAGCTTCTCTGAGCAATCCTCGCTGGAAAATCCTTCACCTTCCCAAAGTTGAGTTCCTGGGTGGATCTCCGACATCCTTTATCGTCACAGCTGGTGACGGCCGCCGGAATCATCCATTGGGCGGCCATCCATGCCACCGAGTACCGGCGCCCCGTGGCTGCGACGGGCGTGGCTTCATCAACAAATATGTGGAGGGGGCTGGAAGAGGAAACAGGAGTGCAGGGCGACGACCATGTGGACACCTTAGACACGGGGCTGGCCTCCCCTATCCCTTCATCTGCTATCTCTCCCACCGGAGAATTCACCGCAGATAGCGATTTCTTCTCATGCTTTCTACTTTCCATCGCCTGTTCCAATCACAAAACTAACAGTAAATTAGACTCGGCCTTCCTCTGCGAAATCTAATGCTAGCTAAAGGGAATCtgaaattaaaaattcagaacTTTTTCGGGCATCTCGTTTTCTGTACATTTTCAACAAGTGAAATCCTCTCCACAGCACAAGAAAATTTAGCATTTCGAAAAACCATTCTCTTTATCTCAACGTAAAATCGAAAAAAGTATATCTGTGGAAAATCACGACATTTTTATGTATAgcgcgcgcgcgcgcgagagagagagagagagagagagagaccctgACGATGGCTGTCACGTCCCTAAGAGGGGTACGGTGATACCATGAAGGTAAAGGGCTTCTCCTTCTCGAACATATCCTCACACCGCCGGCGGTACAGTTCTCCTTGTCATGACTATCCGCTGCTATGGGATTACCGGCTGAAGCTTCCGTACTCGGACAGACTCCACGGCCGGCGTCAGAGTGTCCGGCCATCTTCTTGCCGGTAGCAGGACAGAAACCGCTGGACGGCTGAACGCAGGGTTTCTGAGCTATCGTATCCGCCATGCCTATCACCTAGATGAGGAAGCGGCCTATGAGCTCGTTGTGAGAGAGAGCTCTTCGCATCCACTATTGGCTTTTACAGTCCAACGCTCTTATCTCAACGgctattttctttttggtttcctAACGGCCATATCCGGAGGCATCtctgaatttttgaaaaaatcggcGTTGCCCGAGCAATTTAAAATCCACTCGATTTCAAAGCTGCAACGTCTAGATAGATTCTTTGGTGCCACTGGCTTTGGCTGCAATGATGAAATTGGATCTGATCAAACATCTGTCGATATCCAATCCATGTTATCGAGAGATTGGAACTCTGGATTGAACTTGGGTCAGGCTTAGGTCTGATCCAGGGACTACAAGTTAAATCTACTCAAACTCAATATGCTAAGACAGGTACAAACTATCTTACTGTACTTGGATTTGGGTTCGAATTGTGGTGGTCCAAAGATAACGACTAAGTTCATAAGTGCTTGCgcttaaggatgtcaatggaccATAGTTGAATTGGATATACTTTTAATCACATCCATTTTTacatattcgaatttgaatttgtattcaaattggatatacttttaatcatattcatttttacgtattcaaatttgaagttggattcaaattcatttgaatccaaaatccaatattacaatctaaatctgatccaaatccaatttttaaattcacatatGAAACCCAATTTTAAACGGACTCTagctgactttcaaaatgtaagcacattaaatataagatatttatttaaaactaaatctcaTCGGGATTCGAATTCAATCagattttatttcttaaatccaaatttcatcttattttttaattggatattacattttttaattttgcagTTCAATTTTTCTAAACGGTTTGATAGgatagtggatttaaatcagatatattgacattctgACATATGTTTTCTAGAACTGTAACCCCTAAATTCAAACACTTTTgaaccaaattcaaattgtggtgagaggagaaagaaaaagcactACGGTTTTTCTCCGGGGTTAGTGGGTTGCGATCGGTTTCTATGGTCTCTAACCCGCTGGCAACAACACTTCagtttattattttacttgtttgGTGGAGGGTTTTTGGCATGTGCTATAGTACTTTTTCTACATGCGACACAAGCAGTCTGTTCCTTGGTTGCATGAGCTACAGTCTCTCCCAAATTTCCGACAGTTTACATTGCCATTAGTTGGAGCAATCAGGCTGCTCGAACCAGTGGCGGATCAGGATGAGTGCACTGAACCCATCAGAGAGATCCAGTTAGCTTATATGGTCATTTGGTGTGCTCAATTTGCTGCTACCATGGGCTCCAGACGGTAAGGTTGCAAGTAGAGTATCAATGGTTCGAACATGGTCATCGGCGTAAGTCAGGCCTCCTTCGAGTCAGAAAGGGAAGACTTGAATGTCATGAATTCATTTTGCGAAATATAGAGGTTAGGGAAGACTCATCGTGAAACAGAAGCCATGTCTGATATAATTACAGGAATCTTTTGTAGCTCCTccagggaggaggaggaagtaAAACCATCAAATGAGATCAAGCACGCAACAAATATATACTCCTCCAGAAAACGAGAGAGTGTCGcggtattttagaaattttgataCTGAAGTGCAATATTTAGTCTTCCTACTTTTTACAatttcctttttatccttttcaaaaccttcttttcttttttcattttatgaggGATATTTGTTCATTACACACCCTTGTGCATGCATAGGGGTGTGCATATGTAACGAGCTTCGCAAATTCCGCCCCTCGGCTTGCCGCAACATACGACTAGACCTACCACAAGCTCGTTGAACCGAAGTCATCTTTTGTGCTATATAAGCAgaaacctttctctctttctctcattgtgTCTTTCAAAAGGAAGTCATATGAATGCAGCATAGCAGCGTGGAAGAAGAGGCAGGGGCGCGCAACAGATGAACAGCCCTAGATTCTGAAGCCCAATGACAAGGAGAGGCCACCACTTCAAGGCCAACCATGATTTAGAGCTGCAACTCCACACACAAGCACAGCAGCCACCATCACCATCATGCCGGAGATTCAAAACTGCAGGCCAGGACCACCAGCTGCTGCAATGCCACCACCAGTGTCAGTGACGGCACCATTCCCAACAGCTACCATTATTGGTATGCTGCTTACTAGCAAAGATACCTGCTAGGGAAGGGCTAGCTGAAGAAATCTTACTATCTATGATCTTTAAGAGGTGGTTGCTACCTTCTTTAAAATGAGGAAACTAGTCAAGAATGTGAAAAAGATTGTGACTATGATCATCCCCAAGAAAAGGCCCTCAAGTAGGAATGATGAATTCAGGCTTATTGCCTTGTGCGACAACTTATACAAGGTGATAGTGAAAGTCATGGTCAATTGTATGCAATCCTTACTTGTATAGTGGCAAGACCCTGGGCGCCATtatcaaaactaggttttgcaCTAGGCCCGAAGGTTAAGAGCCTTATGTTTGCACGCGACTACGCGCTATTTGACAAAGTGTCTCTCGAATCATTGAAAGGAGTAGAAGCTTTCATAGAGCGGCTAGAAGGTAGAACTAGTTTTTTAGTGAACAACTCTAAACCTCATTGGTCACCTTCAACATGCAAATAGATCCGTACAAACCATGCTTGCTGGAGTGGGGGTGTAGAAGGGAGGGCTGCCAATGCAATACCCAGGTGTTCCATTATTCAATGGCGAAGAAGATATTTACGTGGGGTTGATATCCAAAATAAGAGTAAGTCAGGGAATTGAACATCTAACTTATTATTATATGCTGGCCAGTTGTGCCTCCATAACTAGACTTCTCTTACAGTCTACTAGATGCAGGTCTTCAAACTCCCAACCCTAGTGGTCCTCAAGTTGGAGAAACTTGTGGCTGCTTTTCTATAGGATGCACTGGCCCAATCATCCACCAAATATCTTGGAGAACCATGTCTAAACCTAGAGAGGAAAGAGGAGTGGGTATTAAAAATCTTGAAGCCTACAACGTAGCTCTCCTAGTTGGTGGGTTATGTAGCTCAGTAAATAACATATCTATGTTCTTTATTGGGTGTCATGAAAGATGCCTTCAAAAAGATAGTAGTCTTTGGACCAAGAAGACCGTTGGAAGGGATCATGGTATTGGATAAGCTAAGTTGGACCTAGAGTATGATCAAAGTCAAAGTTGAATGGGCCATTGACAATGGCCAAACTGCCAGAGTTTGGATCGATTGCTAGAGTGAGGAGATCCTCATCCAAGGCATGAATGGAGAAAACCTCACTCATATTGCTGACTCAATAAACATGACGATAGAGTAAGTAATGTCTTTGTATGGGTGCAATCATATGCATAATTCTTTAACAGCTAATAGGCTGCAAGAGAAGCAGCTACCAAGCAACCAGAAGCTCTAGTTAGCAACTCACCTAGTCTAAAATCATTAAAGTCACCTCAGATCCTAGGAGTGCATTCATAGTAGGAGACCAAAAGATCATCTGACAAGAAAATCTTGTCTAACATGGTGCCTTTCAAGGCCAGTTGGACCCCTTATATGGCCAGCCATAATAGACTTCTTAATTTAGATAGTTTAAAGAGGCATGGAATTCTCATGGCAAACCAATTCTTCTTATGTAGAAGAAGATAACATTCACTTCATAGCAGATTGTGCTATTCCCAAGAGTATATCGAAATTCATTGTCAATAAAAGAACCATACTGCGAAGTAGCTCTATTCTACAGTATGGAAGAGATATTGCAAAGACTATAACAACTGGACTTGAAATGATGCCTTCtaagaaattttagaaatatgGCACAAATCAGGCATGATTTGTGAATAGGCTTGAGATGGCATTGATCATGGCTCAAATCCTCTAGTTCAAAATCAATTAATCTCGTCAAAGCATTGCCATCTAGTGGAGCAATGAGTAGTAAAATTCTCAATATTGTCGCTGGTCGCAATGAGATAAAAATGTCCTTGCATGATACAACAATTATGAGTAGTGAACTCAACTTGGGGAATTTTGGCATAAACTCAAACATTGAAGGTTAGAAAAGACACATGAGATGGATGTCGAAAGGGCGCAGAACTATCCATATTAGATGGACTATCTTTTTTTCTGTGTAGAATCTCTATTATGAGCAGGGTTCCCATGATCAAGGTTGGTAGAGTTATCTACAGGTTCGGGGAAGGGACGGAAGAGATGATGGCGATTAATGAGTTACTGGAgttcattttgcttcatttttcaagattttgcctTGAAGAGTGGGTTATATCAACAAACGGCAGCAAGTTTTTGTTTGGCTGGCTTTGTTGTAATGGATGTCCGCTATGCATCCTGTAACTAATTTTTTGCCCGTAATTATCCTTTTTTGGGTAATAAAAGGGAGGAGAGCCTATCTCCCAGCAGCCTGTTATTGGCAACTTCAAGCACTTTTTGTAGTACTGTATTAAATTAGTCTTCTTgtataaaaagttgaaaatgatgACCAGTTAGCTTTGTGAGAGCCACTCATTTTGGGCATACCACAAATTTAAGAACATAAGGACTCTTTTGGAAATTATAGCTCTAGACCATTGTCTAATTTAAAGGCAAAGACTGAAATCAAGTGCAGAATCCAATTTGAAACTATTTAAACTAAATGAACTAAGTCTAGGTTTACCTATAGACATAGTTAATCCAACCTAATTAGATAATTTCATATCAAATTGGGGAAACTAATACCAAATCCAGATTGGAATAATGTAAACCTCTcatctaaaataaagatttgagCTGATTTCAAAATACACATAGcctctaatttggatccaagttcAGGTACAACAACAATCCACTTTAAGGTTGCTTAAAATGGTCACGTACATATACTTAAGACATAGAGAAATTACAAAATGCTGCAATAGATTAACAATAAAAAGCTGTCCAAATTTTAAGCTACATCAAATAAGACCTCATGATTTTCGTTTAAGCCTCAAACAACTGCTTATTTAAGTAAACAAAATGTTccctcacaatttttttttttaaaaaaggataAACAATATTGTGTCTTGGTGTCTCACCATAGGATAAGTGGGGCAATGTTTCTGTTAGGACTATTCCCTGGCATCGACCACACAGAGACTGAGAGTCAGCCCTATGCCAGGATCCCTCGAGAAAAGCCAGAAAACCAAATCCTAAGACAAGTTAATACAGAGAAACAACCCGATCGAACAGacaccccaacaaaaaaaacccTTGGGACAAAGATACAAGTGAGGGTTACCTGTCCGAGAGGTCTAGCTACCTACTACAAAGTAAGGGGATCAAGGTTGTACAAACGTGAACAATTATTAAATaacactcacaactcactcacaaaccatttCACAAACACAACAAACCACAACCTAAAGCCGACCAAACCACACCCTGCCCATAGGTGGTCTACACAACCCGCGACCGTGTCTTTGGCTATAGAGCCTCCGAGGGGTCACTGTCAGTTGTAATGGCTAAGCCGGGTTGAAGAAAGCAAAGCATGCAAAAACTCCCTACCCACGATTCTATAGGGGGTGAAGAAGCGTTACCGGCCAAAAGAAGCTCGGCCAAAAACAGCAAGGTGATCCGAGTGAAACCTGCAGCTATGCTGCCCTTGGAAATCTCAGCAACAGACGAAAAGgctcggccctcctggccgagcGGATGAGGTGGAATGGACGAAGACAGCTCGGCCCTCCTTGCCGAACGGGCGATGCGGACTGCCGACGGATGCGTCCCTCCAGGCCACGACAGGTGATGAGAACGCTGGATGGATGCAGCCCGCCTTGCCACAATAGACGACATTGGCGTGTTGCGATGAAGACCTTCAGCACGACGGTGGTGACAAGCGTGGCCCTTCTGGTCGAGCAAGATGGCGACGACAAATGCGACGAGCGCGGCCCTCCTGGCCA containing:
- the LOC116264675 gene encoding uncharacterized protein LOC116264675, producing MADTIAQKPCVQPSSGFCPATGKKMAGHSDAGRGVCPSTEASAGNPIAADSHDKENCTAGGVRICSRRRSPLPSWYHRTPLRDVTAIVRAMESRKHEKKSLSAVNSPVGEIADEGIGEASPVSKVSTWSSPCTPVSSSSPLHIFVDEATPVAATGRRYSVAWMAAQWMIPAAVTSCDDKGCRRSTQELNFGKVKDFPARIAQRSSLMSMR